A stretch of Chloroflexota bacterium DNA encodes these proteins:
- the serA gene encoding phosphoglycerate dehydrogenase has translation MKPRVLVTETLAEEGLQLLGAHADVDSHMGLSNKELVEHIPDFEGLIVRSQTRVDGQVIRAGKKLQVIGRAGVGVDNIDVEEATRRGIVVVNAATANTIAAAEHTIALMLALCRHIPQAHALLREGVWKRSHFMGVEVRGKTLGIMGLGNVGSAVTRRGIGLEMNVIGYDPYVSEEYARRLQVKLVPLEELLRTADFISLHLPLTEETRGVIGAREMSMMKPQVRIINTARGGLIDEAALYQALEEGRVAGAAIDVFTVEPAQGNILLKSDKVIVTPHIAASTEEAQTTVSVDIAEQVVAVLQGRPARYAVNAPFIPVDLIPVLGPFVPLSQAVGRLAFQLSEGHMEALHLRYQGEVANYDPSPLRTAALGGLLERVSEERVNIVNADMVARKRGLRIIEEKGGAEEPYPSLLTVQVTTSAGKTLVAGTVIRGESHIVRVNEFWLDIVPTGGYFLFCDHLDRPGLIGAVGNIIGRADINIHSMQLFRLQPRGKALMVLGLDAPLPEEQKKELLALPDIQAAKLVKL, from the coding sequence ATGAAGCCGAGAGTTCTGGTCACCGAAACCCTCGCCGAGGAAGGGCTCCAGCTCCTCGGGGCCCATGCCGATGTGGACTCCCACATGGGACTCTCCAACAAAGAGCTGGTGGAGCACATCCCTGACTTTGAGGGCCTGATAGTGAGGAGCCAGACCAGGGTGGATGGCCAGGTCATCAGGGCTGGAAAGAAGCTCCAGGTCATCGGGCGGGCGGGGGTGGGGGTGGACAATATTGATGTTGAAGAGGCCACCAGAAGGGGAATCGTGGTGGTCAACGCTGCCACCGCCAATACCATCGCTGCCGCTGAGCATACCATCGCCCTGATGCTGGCCCTCTGCCGCCACATCCCCCAGGCCCACGCCCTTCTCCGAGAAGGGGTGTGGAAGAGGTCCCATTTTATGGGGGTGGAGGTTAGGGGGAAGACGCTGGGGATTATGGGCCTGGGCAATGTGGGCTCAGCCGTGACCCGCAGGGGCATAGGGCTGGAAATGAATGTTATTGGCTATGACCCCTACGTCTCGGAGGAATATGCCCGCCGTCTCCAGGTGAAGCTGGTCCCGCTGGAGGAACTCCTCAGGACCGCCGATTTCATCAGCCTGCACCTGCCCCTTACCGAGGAGACCCGGGGCGTCATCGGGGCCCGAGAGATGTCCATGATGAAGCCCCAGGTGCGCATCATCAATACCGCCAGGGGTGGGCTGATAGATGAGGCGGCCCTCTACCAGGCCCTGGAGGAGGGGCGGGTAGCCGGGGCAGCAATAGATGTCTTTACCGTGGAGCCCGCCCAGGGCAACATCCTTCTCAAGAGCGATAAGGTCATCGTCACCCCTCACATCGCTGCCTCCACCGAGGAGGCCCAGACAACCGTCTCCGTGGATATAGCGGAGCAGGTGGTGGCCGTGCTCCAGGGCCGGCCTGCCCGCTATGCGGTGAATGCCCCCTTCATCCCCGTTGACCTGATACCGGTGCTGGGCCCCTTTGTCCCACTGTCCCAGGCGGTGGGTCGGCTGGCTTTTCAGCTTAGCGAGGGGCACATGGAAGCCCTCCATCTCAGATATCAGGGGGAGGTAGCCAACTATGACCCATCCCCACTCAGGACCGCCGCCCTGGGGGGCCTCCTGGAGAGGGTGAGCGAGGAGAGGGTGAATATCGTCAACGCCGACATGGTGGCCAGGAAGCGGGGCCTGAGGATAATTGAGGAAAAAGGGGGGGCCGAGGAGCCTTACCCCAGCCTCCTCACCGTCCAGGTCACCACCAGCGCTGGGAAGACCCTTGTGGCCGGGACGGTTATCCGGGGGGAGTCCCACATAGTGAGGGTGAACGAGTTCTGGCTGGATATAGTGCCCACGGGGGGCTATTTTCTCTTCTGCGACCACCTGGACCGCCCAGGGCTAATCGGGGCGGTGGGTAACATCATCGGCAGGGCTGACATCAACATCCACTCCATGCAACTCTTCCGCCTCCAGCCCCGGGGCAAGGCCCTAATGGTCCTGGGCCTGGATGCCCCCCTCCCCGAGGAACAGAAGAAGGAACTCCTGGCCCTCCCCGATATTCAGGCCGCCAAGCTGGTTAAGCTGTAG
- the aroF gene encoding 3-deoxy-7-phosphoheptulonate synthase, producing MIVVMKRDAGEKEIAAVVARVEEAGMKPHLSRGVERTIIGVLGDVATKPILREAVERMPGVAEVVPISKPYKLSSREFQQEATVIRVGPVTIGGGELVVMAGPCAVESEEQVMATAQAVKAAGATILRGGAYKPSTSPYNFRGLGEEGLKILALARKKTGLPLITEVMAPHHVEVVARYADILQIGTRNMQNFSLLDEVGKVKKPVLLKRGMSATIQEWLLAAEYVLSQGNRQLMLCERGIRTFETYTRNTMDISAIPIVKKESHLPIIADPSHGTGKWDLVTPLALAAVVAGADGLLIEVHPNPQLALKDGAQSLNFENFQTLMARLMAVAAAVGRKVATPLPQ from the coding sequence GTGATTGTGGTGATGAAACGGGATGCGGGGGAGAAAGAGATAGCCGCTGTCGTGGCCCGGGTGGAGGAGGCTGGGATGAAGCCTCACCTCTCCCGGGGCGTGGAGCGGACCATTATCGGGGTGCTGGGAGACGTGGCCACCAAGCCCATCCTGCGGGAGGCCGTGGAGCGGATGCCGGGGGTGGCCGAGGTAGTGCCCATAAGCAAACCCTATAAGTTGAGCTCTCGGGAATTCCAGCAGGAGGCTACGGTTATAAGGGTGGGCCCGGTCACCATTGGTGGGGGGGAGCTGGTAGTTATGGCCGGCCCCTGTGCTGTGGAGTCGGAGGAGCAGGTAATGGCCACCGCCCAGGCGGTGAAGGCCGCCGGGGCCACCATCCTTAGGGGTGGGGCCTATAAGCCCAGCACCTCCCCCTATAATTTCCGTGGCCTGGGGGAGGAGGGACTCAAAATCCTGGCCCTGGCGCGGAAGAAGACGGGGCTGCCCCTGATAACCGAGGTCATGGCCCCCCATCATGTGGAGGTGGTGGCCCGCTATGCTGATATCCTCCAGATAGGCACCCGGAACATGCAGAACTTCAGCCTCCTGGATGAGGTGGGCAAGGTGAAAAAGCCAGTGCTCCTCAAGAGGGGGATGTCGGCCACCATCCAGGAGTGGCTCCTGGCAGCGGAGTATGTCCTTTCCCAGGGCAACCGCCAGCTCATGCTCTGCGAGCGGGGCATCCGGACCTTCGAGACCTATACTCGCAATACCATGGACATCAGTGCTATCCCTATCGTTAAGAAAGAAAGCCATCTCCCCATCATCGCCGACCCCAGCCACGGCACCGGCAAGTGGGACCTGGTAACACCCCTGGCCCTGGCGGCGGTGGTGGCAGGGGCGGATGGCCTCCTCATTGAGGTCCATCCCAACCCCCAGCTGGCCCTCAAAGATGGCGCCCAGTCCCTTAACTTTGAGAATTTCCAGACCCTCATGGCCCGGCTGATGGCCGTGGCGGCGGCGGTGGGAAGGAAGGTAGCTACACCCCTCCCCCAATAG
- a CDS encoding alanine--glyoxylate aminotransferase family protein — protein sequence MKQLRIPGPTPCPEAVLQAVAQPMINHRGPQFQALMERVTTRLKEFFNTKNDLYVLTGSGTGGMEAAVVNHLSPGDKVLVITNGYFGERFAGIAEAFGAQVTRLEFPWGEAAQPQALKAALEKDREIKAVVVVHNETSTGLTNPLRGLAQVVRASDRLLIVDAVSSLGSVELPMDEWGVDVLVTGSQKGWMVPPGLAMIAVSPRAWQYHTQARMPRYYWDLSRARRFLEKGQTPWTPAISIFYGLDTALEMMAREGQANIIARHRRVADLVRGRVKSLGLKLFPDEKFASNTVTCIRAPEGVEVKGMLKYLREEEGITLAGGQGILEGKTFRIGHLGWVDEKDGEVVMKGVEKALARAGYVRAG from the coding sequence ATGAAACAGCTTCGTATCCCTGGGCCTACGCCCTGCCCGGAGGCGGTCCTCCAGGCGGTGGCCCAGCCCATGATCAACCACCGGGGGCCCCAGTTCCAGGCCCTCATGGAGAGGGTCACCACCCGGCTCAAGGAGTTTTTCAATACCAAGAACGACCTCTATGTACTGACCGGTTCGGGGACGGGGGGTATGGAGGCGGCGGTGGTGAACCACCTCTCCCCCGGGGACAAGGTGCTGGTCATCACCAACGGCTATTTCGGGGAGCGCTTTGCCGGCATCGCCGAGGCTTTTGGTGCCCAGGTTACCCGGCTGGAGTTCCCCTGGGGGGAGGCCGCCCAGCCCCAGGCCCTCAAGGCGGCCCTGGAGAAGGACAGGGAAATCAAGGCGGTTGTTGTTGTCCACAATGAGACCTCCACCGGCCTCACCAATCCCCTGCGGGGGCTGGCCCAGGTGGTGAGGGCCTCTGACCGTCTCTTGATAGTGGATGCTGTATCCAGCCTGGGATCCGTGGAGCTCCCCATGGATGAGTGGGGGGTGGATGTGCTGGTCACCGGCTCGCAGAAGGGCTGGATGGTGCCCCCCGGGCTGGCGATGATAGCAGTAAGCCCCCGGGCCTGGCAATACCATACCCAGGCCCGGATGCCCCGCTACTACTGGGACCTCTCCAGGGCCAGGCGCTTTCTGGAGAAGGGCCAGACCCCCTGGACCCCGGCCATCTCCATTTTCTACGGCCTGGATACTGCCCTGGAGATGATGGCCCGGGAGGGACAGGCCAACATCATTGCCCGCCACCGGCGGGTGGCGGATTTGGTGAGAGGGCGGGTAAAGAGTCTCGGCCTTAAGCTCTTCCCTGATGAAAAATTTGCCTCCAACACCGTCACCTGCATCCGGGCCCCCGAGGGGGTGGAGGTAAAGGGGATGCTGAAATACCTCCGGGAGGAGGAAGGGATCACACTGGCTGGGGGCCAGGGGATTCTGGAGGGGAAGACCTTCCGCATTGGACACCTGGGCTGGGTGGATGAAAAGGATGGGGAGGTGGTGATGAAGGGGGTGGAGAAGGCCCTGGCCCGGGCCGGGTATGTCAGGGCAGGATGA
- a CDS encoding serpin family protein, with translation MKKVLLFGLLVAIAGLGGCAQPASGEVLRSDKPRVTAPAADQAGLSALVDGNSSFAFDLYQALRKAEGNLFCSPYSISQALAMTYGGARGQTEKQMADTLHFTLPQARLHVALNALDLELARRGQGAKGKDGEGFRLRIVNAIWGQKDYRFLQQYLDLLAENYGAGLRTLDFVRAPEPSRNTINGWVSDQTEGRIKDLIPQGAINDLTRLVLTNAIYFNAAWQSPFPKEATSNGDFQTLNGSRVSVPLMRQTGPYGYAEGDGYQAVELPYDGSELSMVIFLPRQGQFAPFEASLTSEKAKGILNSIKSRQVKLAMPKFEFDSSFSLKQVLAAMGMPIPFTTDADFSGMTGNRELFIHAILHKAFVAVDEAGTEAAAATAVIVGVVSVPESPVEVTIDRPFIFLIRDINTGAILFLGRVVNPAG, from the coding sequence ATGAAGAAAGTTTTGCTCTTCGGGTTACTCGTTGCCATTGCGGGGCTTGGAGGCTGCGCTCAGCCGGCCTCCGGCGAGGTGTTGCGGTCGGACAAGCCGCGGGTCACCGCGCCAGCGGCAGACCAAGCGGGCCTGTCTGCCCTGGTCGATGGCAATAGCTCCTTTGCCTTTGACCTGTACCAGGCGCTGAGGAAGGCTGAAGGCAATCTATTCTGTTCTCCTTACAGTATCTCGCAGGCCCTGGCAATGACCTACGGCGGGGCGCGAGGCCAAACGGAGAAACAGATGGCTGACACGCTTCACTTCACACTGCCCCAGGCCCGTCTCCATGTTGCGCTAAATGCCCTTGACCTTGAGCTGGCCAGGCGCGGTCAGGGGGCAAAAGGTAAGGATGGGGAAGGGTTCCGGCTGCGTATCGTCAACGCCATCTGGGGCCAGAAGGACTACAGGTTCCTTCAGCAGTACCTTGACCTTCTTGCCGAGAACTACGGGGCAGGGCTCAGGACTCTGGACTTTGTGAGAGCGCCGGAGCCGTCCCGCAACACCATCAACGGGTGGGTCAGCGACCAGACGGAAGGCCGTATCAAGGACCTCATTCCGCAGGGGGCCATTAACGATTTGACCCGGCTCGTCCTCACCAACGCTATCTACTTCAATGCGGCGTGGCAGTCGCCCTTCCCCAAAGAGGCCACCTCTAACGGCGACTTCCAAACGTTGAACGGGAGCAGGGTTAGTGTGCCCCTGATGAGGCAGACCGGGCCATACGGCTATGCGGAAGGCGACGGCTATCAGGCAGTGGAATTGCCCTACGATGGCAGTGAGCTATCGATGGTTATCTTCCTCCCCAGGCAGGGGCAGTTTGCCCCGTTTGAGGCATCGTTGACCAGCGAAAAGGCAAAAGGCATCCTCAATAGTATTAAGAGCCGGCAGGTCAAGCTGGCGATGCCGAAGTTTGAGTTCGACTCTTCCTTCAGCTTGAAACAGGTCCTGGCTGCCATGGGTATGCCTATTCCTTTCACCACTGACGCCGATTTTTCCGGTATGACGGGCAACAGGGAGCTGTTCATCCACGCGATACTGCATAAGGCCTTCGTTGCGGTGGACGAAGCTGGCACCGAAGCCGCCGCCGCTACGGCCGTGATTGTGGGGGTTGTGTCTGTCCCGGAGTCTCCGGTTGAGGTGACCATCGACCGGCCCTTCATCTTCCTGATTCGGGATATCAACACCGGGGCAATCCTGTTCCTGGGGCGTGTGGTAAACCCCGCCGGGTAG
- a CDS encoding bifunctional riboflavin kinase/FAD synthetase, which produces MPHDNIGQNLHMGLEQELQKRSSPGDTFLTVGVFDGVHLGHQHLLRRLKEKAEERNALPGVLTFRHHPLRVLSPGTPISYLAPLKARRKLLRALGIPVIVTIPFTREVAGISARGFLELLIRYLRMRGLVVGPDFALGRDREGGGKALKALSVEMGFELEVVFPFVLDGRVVSSTFIRQALEVGDMRRVREFLGRPYALSGLVVVGSGVGRGLGFPTANLRVAPEQALPADGVYAGLAHLGGKARPSLANIGVRPTFGGGERVVEVYILDFDRDLYGKELSIELVEKLREERRFRGPGELQAQIAQDVQRARELLKV; this is translated from the coding sequence GTGCCCCATGATAACATCGGGCAGAACCTCCATATGGGACTGGAACAAGAGCTACAAAAAAGGTCTTCCCCTGGGGACACTTTCCTTACGGTAGGTGTCTTTGACGGGGTGCATCTGGGCCACCAGCACCTCCTCCGCCGGCTAAAGGAGAAGGCGGAAGAAAGAAACGCCCTCCCCGGGGTGCTAACCTTCCGCCACCATCCCCTCCGGGTCCTCTCCCCGGGAACCCCCATCTCCTATCTTGCCCCTCTCAAGGCGAGGAGGAAGCTGCTCAGGGCCCTGGGGATACCCGTGATAGTAACCATTCCCTTCACCAGGGAAGTGGCGGGGATTTCGGCCCGGGGGTTTCTGGAACTCCTCATCCGCTACCTCAGGATGAGGGGGCTGGTGGTGGGACCGGATTTTGCCCTGGGGCGGGACAGGGAGGGCGGTGGGAAGGCCCTGAAGGCCCTTTCGGTGGAGATGGGTTTTGAACTGGAGGTGGTCTTCCCCTTTGTCCTGGACGGGCGGGTGGTCTCCAGCACCTTTATCCGCCAGGCCCTGGAGGTGGGTGATATGAGGAGGGTGCGGGAATTCCTGGGCCGACCCTATGCCCTTTCTGGCCTGGTGGTGGTTGGGAGCGGGGTGGGGCGGGGCCTGGGCTTCCCCACCGCCAACCTGAGGGTCGCTCCCGAGCAGGCCCTCCCCGCCGACGGTGTCTATGCCGGCCTGGCCCACCTGGGCGGGAAAGCCCGCCCCTCGCTGGCCAATATCGGGGTGAGGCCCACCTTTGGTGGGGGCGAAAGGGTGGTGGAGGTCTATATCCTGGACTTCGATAGGGACCTCTATGGGAAGGAGCTTTCAATAGAGCTGGTGGAAAAGCTTCGGGAAGAGAGGCGTTTCAGGGGCCCGGGGGAGCTCCAGGCGCAGATAGCCCAGGATGTCCAGCGGGCGCGTGAGTTGCTGAAGGTATGA
- a CDS encoding tyrosine--tRNA ligase, with the protein MRPGYGKLLKRGVAEIIVEEELVALLGQGRPLRLKQGFDPSRPDIHLGHVVGLRKLRQFQELGHRVILIVGDWTAQIGDPSGVSQTRPMLSRDEVAANAQTYLKQFFKVVDKDRTEVRWQSEWYESFALRDVIALTSHFTVAQMLAREDFDNRLQTGRPVSLTELLYPLLQAYDSVKIEADVELGGVDQKFNCLVGRELQATLGQRPQQVFLVPLLVGTDGLKKMSKSLGNYIALDESPQEMFGKVMSIPDPLIVNYLELLTDVPDEEMGEFKIGMESGGVNPMALKKRLAREIVARFHSPEAGGEAETAFERVFQRRELPEEISEFVLPRENVPLGTVSLIVQAGLAPSRSEAKRLITQGAVELDGQRVTQDSWPYHEGSVLRVGKRRFVRLRFPQD; encoded by the coding sequence ATGAGGCCAGGATACGGCAAGCTCCTCAAGCGGGGGGTGGCGGAGATAATCGTGGAGGAAGAGCTGGTGGCTCTTCTGGGGCAGGGCCGTCCTCTGCGGCTGAAACAGGGCTTTGACCCCAGCCGTCCTGATATCCATCTGGGACATGTGGTGGGGCTGAGGAAGCTCCGTCAGTTTCAGGAACTGGGCCACCGGGTCATCCTCATCGTGGGGGACTGGACTGCTCAGATAGGTGACCCCAGCGGCGTGTCCCAGACACGCCCCATGCTCTCCCGCGATGAGGTGGCAGCCAACGCCCAGACCTATCTGAAACAGTTCTTCAAGGTGGTGGACAAGGACAGGACCGAGGTGCGCTGGCAGAGCGAGTGGTATGAGTCCTTCGCCCTGAGGGATGTCATCGCCCTCACCAGCCACTTTACCGTGGCCCAGATGCTGGCCAGGGAGGACTTCGACAACCGCCTCCAGACTGGCCGGCCCGTTTCTCTCACCGAGCTCCTCTATCCTCTCCTACAGGCCTATGACTCGGTAAAGATAGAGGCCGATGTGGAGCTGGGTGGGGTGGACCAGAAGTTCAACTGTTTGGTGGGCAGGGAGCTTCAGGCAACGCTGGGCCAGCGTCCCCAGCAGGTCTTCCTGGTCCCCCTCCTGGTGGGCACCGACGGCCTGAAGAAGATGTCCAAGAGCCTGGGCAACTATATCGCGCTGGACGAATCCCCCCAGGAGATGTTCGGCAAGGTCATGTCCATCCCCGACCCACTGATTGTCAACTATCTTGAGCTCCTCACCGATGTCCCCGATGAGGAGATGGGGGAGTTCAAGATAGGGATGGAATCGGGTGGGGTGAACCCCATGGCGCTCAAGAAGCGCCTGGCCCGGGAAATCGTGGCCCGGTTTCACAGCCCTGAGGCCGGCGGCGAGGCCGAGACGGCGTTTGAACGGGTCTTCCAGCGCCGGGAACTCCCCGAGGAGATATCGGAGTTCGTCCTCCCCAGGGAGAACGTCCCTTTGGGCACGGTCTCCCTGATTGTCCAGGCAGGCCTCGCCCCCAGCCGGAGCGAGGCCAAGAGGCTTATCACCCAGGGGGCGGTGGAACTGGATGGCCAGAGGGTCACCCAGGACAGCTGGCCCTATCACGAGGGGAGCGTCCTGCGGGTGGGCAAGAGGCGCTTCGTACGCCTCCGCTTCCCGCAGGACTGA
- the aroH gene encoding chorismate mutase, translated as MKMLCRGVRGAISVEANTREAILGATRELLRAMMKANGLEVKDMACAIFTTTADLNAEFPAAGARELGWNDVPLLCGQEMEVPGALPRCLRVLLLANTSKRAEEMAHVYLKEAQALRPPAGEGAKK; from the coding sequence ATTAAGATGCTGTGTCGTGGGGTAAGGGGGGCCATTAGCGTGGAGGCCAACACCAGGGAGGCCATCCTGGGGGCCACCCGGGAGCTCCTGCGGGCGATGATGAAGGCCAACGGGCTGGAGGTAAAGGACATGGCCTGTGCTATCTTCACCACCACCGCGGACCTCAACGCAGAGTTCCCGGCGGCAGGGGCACGGGAGCTGGGGTGGAATGACGTGCCCCTCCTCTGCGGGCAGGAGATGGAGGTGCCGGGGGCCCTGCCGCGATGTCTGAGGGTGCTCCTCTTGGCCAATACCAGTAAGCGGGCGGAGGAGATGGCCCATGTCTATCTCAAGGAGGCCCAGGCCCTCAGGCCGCCAGCCGGTGAAGGGGCGAAGAAGTGA